The Pantoea sp. At-9b genome includes a window with the following:
- the ccmA gene encoding cytochrome c biogenesis heme-transporting ATPase CcmA gives MLEVINLSCVRDERTLFNGLSFAVEPGDIVQIEGPNGAGKTSLLRLLAGLSRAEEGEVLWQAQPIRQQREIWHQNLLYLGHQPGVKSVLSPLENLHFWHGESHSDAIFAALEQVDLLGYEEVPVAQLSAGQQRRVALARLWLSPAVLWILDEPLTAIDKAGVEKLMTRFAQHADNGGAVILTTHQDLPDDAGRVRKIRLVSEWA, from the coding sequence ATGCTCGAAGTCATTAATCTCTCTTGCGTTCGCGATGAGCGTACCCTGTTCAATGGGTTGAGCTTTGCTGTCGAACCCGGTGATATCGTGCAAATTGAGGGACCAAACGGTGCGGGTAAAACCTCGCTATTACGTTTGTTGGCCGGTTTAAGCCGGGCGGAAGAAGGTGAGGTGCTGTGGCAGGCACAACCGATCCGCCAACAACGCGAAATATGGCACCAAAATCTGCTTTATCTCGGCCATCAGCCTGGCGTGAAGTCGGTACTCTCCCCACTGGAGAATTTGCATTTCTGGCATGGTGAGAGCCACAGTGACGCGATCTTTGCTGCGCTGGAGCAGGTTGATCTGCTGGGGTATGAAGAGGTGCCGGTGGCACAACTTTCTGCTGGTCAACAACGCCGCGTTGCCCTGGCTCGCCTGTGGCTTAGCCCGGCAGTCTTGTGGATTCTGGATGAGCCGCTGACGGCAATTGATAAAGCCGGAGTAGAGAAATTAATGACGCGCTTTGCGCAGCATGCCGATAACGGAGGCGCGGTGATCCTGACCACGCATCAGGATCTTCCTGACGACGCCGGACGGGTCCGTAAAATTCGTTTGGTATCGGAGTGGGCATGA
- a CDS encoding formate/nitrite transporter family protein — translation MKQSPSFSSERNDVESEEKTQGTAIEVDEEALPSRAAAIHEEIRQDGEKELERDGMALLWSAIAAGMSMGASLMAKGIFQVHLEGVPGAFLLENLGYTFGFIIVIMARQQLFTENTVTAVLPIMHKPTSGNVLLLLRFWGVVLAGNLIGTALGALAFNYMPIFDEATRQAFTVISEKVMANSPGEMFANAVISGWIIATMVWMFPYAGAAKIVVIVMMTWLVALGDLAHIVVGSVEVLYLVFAGRIPWHEFLWPFALPTLLGNITGGTLIFALISHAQIRNDMSEAAKAKARAEQKRQTKCEKSR, via the coding sequence ATGAAGCAATCGCCATCGTTTTCATCAGAGCGCAATGACGTGGAAAGCGAAGAAAAAACGCAAGGCACAGCAATAGAAGTCGATGAGGAGGCATTACCCTCACGTGCTGCAGCCATCCATGAAGAGATACGTCAGGACGGGGAAAAGGAACTGGAGCGTGACGGCATGGCGCTGCTGTGGTCGGCGATTGCCGCCGGTATGTCCATGGGCGCATCGCTGATGGCGAAGGGGATATTTCAGGTGCATCTTGAGGGGGTTCCCGGTGCCTTTTTGCTGGAAAACCTGGGCTATACCTTCGGTTTCATTATTGTGATTATGGCGCGCCAACAGCTGTTTACTGAAAATACGGTGACGGCAGTGCTGCCCATCATGCATAAGCCTACGTCGGGCAATGTGTTGCTGCTGCTACGCTTTTGGGGCGTGGTGCTGGCGGGTAATTTGATTGGCACGGCGCTGGGCGCACTGGCCTTTAATTACATGCCGATCTTTGACGAGGCGACCCGCCAGGCTTTCACGGTGATCAGTGAAAAAGTTATGGCAAATTCACCGGGGGAAATGTTCGCCAATGCGGTGATTTCCGGCTGGATCATCGCCACCATGGTGTGGATGTTCCCGTATGCCGGGGCAGCGAAAATCGTGGTGATTGTGATGATGACCTGGCTGGTGGCGCTCGGTGATTTAGCGCACATCGTGGTCGGTTCTGTGGAGGTGCTGTATCTGGTGTTTGCCGGCCGCATTCCCTGGCATGAATTCCTCTGGCCATTTGCCCTGCCAACGTTGCTTGGCAACATCACGGGGGGAACGCTGATTTTTGCCTTAATCAGTCACGCACAGATTCGCAACGATATGAGCGAAGCGGCAAAAGCCAAAGCCCGCGCCGAGCAAAAACGCCAGACGAAATGTGAGAAATCGCGCTAA
- a CDS encoding AraC family transcriptional regulator, with translation MPDYQTFNMLQRHKAQLRDSVQLNSGIKLAAWFNSGDRVTNLSNHHTLSLYTADGYDTWHKTQHGWRNGGGPDRFCLMPSGTESVWDIRDDLSFVHLYCTDQHLRQMAEQIWDRSPARLNLHEKVFSADDRITQLYRHFLLSTDWQQPANQLMLSSASTLLMTHLLQHYSDVQWQAPQVRGGLAPGVLRRILAYIDAHLDQPLTLAHLAAEAALSEFHFARMFRASVGEAPHQYVMRRRMDEALTLLRHTVLPLTEIALRCGFHSSSHFSNRFRQRHGVTPSAWRQEQG, from the coding sequence ATGCCCGACTATCAGACCTTCAACATGCTTCAGCGCCACAAAGCACAACTGCGTGACAGCGTGCAGCTGAATAGCGGCATCAAACTGGCGGCCTGGTTTAATAGCGGCGATCGCGTGACCAACCTGAGCAACCATCATACGCTTAGCCTGTATACCGCGGATGGCTATGATACCTGGCATAAAACCCAGCACGGCTGGCGCAATGGCGGTGGGCCTGATCGTTTTTGCCTGATGCCGTCTGGCACCGAATCGGTGTGGGATATTCGTGATGATTTGTCGTTTGTGCATCTTTACTGCACCGATCAACACCTGCGCCAGATGGCGGAACAAATCTGGGATCGCAGTCCCGCGCGCCTGAATTTGCATGAGAAGGTGTTCTCGGCGGATGATCGCATCACCCAGCTCTATCGTCATTTTCTGCTCAGCACGGACTGGCAACAACCCGCCAACCAGCTGATGCTCAGTAGCGCCTCAACGCTATTAATGACGCACTTGCTACAGCACTACAGCGACGTGCAATGGCAGGCTCCGCAGGTCCGTGGCGGGCTGGCTCCGGGGGTATTGCGTCGCATCCTGGCGTATATCGATGCGCATCTGGATCAACCGCTGACGCTGGCCCATCTCGCGGCCGAGGCAGCACTCAGCGAGTTCCATTTCGCTCGCATGTTCCGCGCCAGCGTCGGTGAGGCCCCACATCAATATGTGATGCGTCGCCGGATGGATGAAGCACTGACGCTGCTCAGACACACGGTGCTACCGCTGACCGAGATTGCGCTGCGCTGTGGTTTTCACTCCTCCAGCCACTTCAGTAATCGGTTTCGTCAACGGCATGGTGTCACGCCTTCGGCGTGGCGGCAGGAGCAGGGGTGA
- a CDS encoding DMT family transporter, which yields MNLMLYLAVVLIWGTTWIAIFLQQEAADTPVLVAVFWRFLLASLVMLVVLKLIRRLKKLDAQDHLFCLLQGCCVFGFNFVCFYHAAAWISSGLESVIFSMAVLYNALNSWIFFRQRPPFRLLPAAILGLGGIVALFWGDIRAAHPAPQLLWGVGLSALGTLGFSFGNMISTRHQRRQRDVLTTNSYAMLYGALIMAALSLLNGDSLAPALNLQWLGSMSYLAIFGSVLGFGAYFTLVGRIGASQAAYSTLLFPLVALTLSTLYEGYQWHSNAIVGLVMILAGNMVMFVRWPMAKRLRLA from the coding sequence ATGAACCTGATGTTGTATCTGGCGGTGGTTTTAATCTGGGGAACCACCTGGATTGCGATTTTTTTACAGCAGGAAGCAGCAGATACGCCGGTATTGGTGGCGGTATTCTGGCGCTTTTTACTGGCCTCGCTGGTCATGCTGGTGGTGCTGAAACTGATTCGCCGCCTGAAAAAGCTGGATGCGCAGGATCATCTATTCTGCCTGTTACAGGGATGCTGTGTGTTTGGCTTCAATTTTGTCTGCTTCTATCATGCCGCCGCATGGATCAGCAGTGGGCTGGAATCCGTCATCTTCTCAATGGCCGTGCTTTATAATGCCCTGAATAGCTGGATTTTCTTCCGTCAACGTCCGCCGTTCCGTTTACTCCCGGCTGCTATTCTGGGCCTGGGCGGTATCGTGGCGTTGTTCTGGGGCGATATTCGCGCCGCACATCCGGCACCGCAGTTGTTATGGGGTGTGGGGCTGAGCGCGCTCGGTACGCTCGGCTTCTCTTTCGGCAATATGATTTCGACACGCCACCAGCGTCGTCAGCGCGATGTGTTGACCACCAACAGCTACGCGATGCTGTATGGCGCGTTGATTATGGCCGCACTGTCACTGCTGAATGGTGATTCACTGGCCCCGGCGCTGAATCTGCAATGGCTGGGTTCAATGAGTTATTTAGCGATTTTTGGTTCAGTGCTGGGATTTGGCGCGTATTTCACGCTGGTAGGACGAATTGGTGCCAGTCAGGCGGCCTACAGCACGCTGCTGTTTCCCTTGGTAGCGCTCACTTTATCTACCCTGTATGAAGGTTATCAATGGCATAGCAATGCGATTGTCGGTCTGGTGATGATTCTGGCGGGGAATATGGTGATGTTTGTACGCTGGCCAATGGCAAAACGCCTGCGACTGGCCTGA